A DNA window from Hoplias malabaricus isolate fHopMal1 chromosome 5, fHopMal1.hap1, whole genome shotgun sequence contains the following coding sequences:
- the tbc1d20 gene encoding TBC1 domain family member 20, which yields MNLKKSRSVGASSPLNGIGKQDVESRKKRKMAEITQALSATPVDVATLRRMAISEGGLLTDDIRCKVWPRILNVPIDSIPEELDKVQRENHKDYHQVLLDVQRSLRRFPPGMPDEQREGLQEELIDIILRVLQKNPQLHYYQGYHDIVVTFLLVLGERLATALVEKLSTHHLRDFMDPTMDNTNHILNYLMPIIEQVNPEVYDFMQQAHVGTIFALSWLITWFGHVLSDFRHVVRLYDFFLACHPLMPIYFAAVIVLHREEEVLECECDMPSLHHLLSQIPQDLPYETLISRAGDLFVQFPPSELVKKVAQQHSQETAASTFKDFELASAQQRPDTVFRRRRKEQQQQQQQVPAEARSSSLSVVQPTARRFVRLAVMGLTVALGAAALAVVNSALEWAPKLDLLFP from the exons ATGAATCTGAAAAAATCCCGAAGTGTTGGAGCGTCTTCTCCTTTGAATGGCATCGGAAAACAAG ATGTGGAGTccaggaagaagaggaagatggCAGAGATCACGCAGGCTCTCAGCGCGACTCCTGTTGACGTAGCAACGCTGAGGAGGATGGCCATCAGTGAAGGAGGGCTGCTGACCGATGACATTCGCTGCAAAGTCTGGCCCCGGATTCTTAACGTGCCCATCGACAGCATACCTGAGGAACTCG ATAAGGTGCAGAGAGAGAACCATAAAGACTACCACCAAGTGCTCTTGGATGTGCAGAGATCCCTGAGACGTTTTCCTCCAG GGATGCCtgatgagcagagagagggtcTGCAGGAGGAGCTGATCGACATCATTCTGCGAGTTCTGCAGAAAAACCCACAGCTGCACTATTACCAGGGCTATCACGACATCGTGGTCACTTTCCTGCTAGTCCTGGGTGAACGTCTTGCCACTGCCCTGGTGGAGAAACTCTCCACTCATCATCTCAG GGACTTTATGGACCCCACCATGGACAACACAAATCACATACTGAACTACCTTATGCCCATTATAGAGCAGGTCAACCCAGAGGTGTATGATTTCATGCAACA AGCGCACGTGGGCACCATCTTCGCCCTCAGCTGGCTCATCACCTGGTTCGGACACGTGTTATCAGACTTTCGGCATGTGGTGCGGTTGTATGATTTCTTCTTGGCCTGCCATCCTTTGATGCCAATTTACTTTGCTGCTGTG ATCGTGCTGCATCGGGAGGAGGAGGTGctggagtgtgagtgtgacatgCCTTCGCTGCACCACCTGCTGTCTCAGATCCCTCAGGACCTTCCGTACGAAACTCTTATCAGCCGAGCCGGAGACCTGTTTGTCCAGTTCCCTCCGTCCGAGCTGGTCAAGAAAGTAGCTCAGCAACACAGTCAGGA AACCGCCGCCTCTACCTTCAAAGACTTTGAGCTGGCGTCGGCGCAGCAGCGTCCTGACACAGTTTTCCGGCGCCGGAGGAAagagcagcagcaacagcagcagcaggttcCTGCAGAGGCTCGCAGCAGCAGTTTGAGCGTGGTTCAGCCCACTGCCCGCCGCTTCGTCCGGCTCGCCGTCATGGGCCTGACTGTGGCCTTGGGAGCAGCAGCTCTGGCTGTGGTGAACTCCGCTCTGGAATGGGCCCCAAAACTTGACCTGCTGTTCCCTTAA
- the rbck1 gene encoding ranBP-type and C3HC4-type zinc finger-containing protein 1: MAAQYDPSSIKKATDLVQLLSEAINAGDKAEAVRCLEKLLPLNVPVSVQLRQDVHSQVSFRLRVGVEDALADVSIPITMLVNPGMTTAHLKEKIHRDYGFHPSLQCWVFGKRLAQDSDTLFSHSVTEDNNQAFLFIRSAQASNLTREKQKQEEEDRRIEGILENLQPRSPMDPGARRKQPPQNPKPVLPPKQKRLPPNKPEPIGWSCLQCTFLNKPTRPGCEMCSAERPVNYKVPELYKPDQSEIQRLQQEQLARLQYEQSIIEEREKNLISLLETDSHDLVSNKEELECTICFCSAKPGEGATLRECLHSFCRECLKQTIVNCTDAEVICPYMDEAYSCACTLQDREIKTLLSPEEYQKFLEKRLSIAESRSENSYHCQTPDCPGWCIYEDDVNEFNCNICNQTNCILCKAIHKGMNCKEYQDDLRVRAENDVAARKSKDMLEMLVQNGEAMYCPKCKVIVQKKDGCDWLCCLMCKTEICWVTKQARWGPLGRGDTSGGCKCRVSGALCHPKCQNCH, encoded by the exons ATGGCAGCACAGTATGACCCCAGCAGCATCAAAAAAG CTACAGACTTGGTTCAGCTGCTTTCTGAGGCCATTAACGCTGGAGACAAAGCAGAGGCAGTGCGATGCCTTGAGAAACTCCTTCCTTTAAACGTTCCCGTGTCTGTGCAGCTCCGTCAGGACGTCCATTCTCAAGTGTCCTTCAG ACTAAGAGTTGGGGTTGAAGATGCATTGGCTGATGTCAGCATTCCTATAACAATGCTGGTGAATCCAGGCATGACGACTGCACACTTGAAGGAAAAG ATACACCGTGACTATGGTTTCCACCcgtctctgcagtgctgggtCTTCGGGAAACGTCTGGCTCAGGACTCAGACACTTTGTTCAGTCACAGTGTAACAGAAGATAACAACCAGGCCTTCCTCTTCATCAGATCAGCACAGGCATCTAATCTCACCCGAGAGAAGCAgaaacaggaggaggaggacagacGGATTGAAG GTATATTAGAGAACCTTCAACCCAGAAGCCCAATGGACCCAGGAGCAAGAAGAAAACAACCTCCACAAAACCCCAAACCTGTACTACCTCCGAAACAAAAACGGCTTCCACCCAATAAGCCAGAACCG ATTGGCTGGTCCTGTTTGCAGTGCACCTTTCTGAACAAACCCACTCGTCCAGGGTGTGAGATGTGCAGCGCTGAGAGACCTGTTAACTACAAAGTACCAGAGCTGTACAAGCCAGACCAATCAGAGATCCAGAGACTTCAGCAGGAGCAGCTGGCTCGACTACAGTATGAACAG TCCATTATTGAGGAACGAGAGAAGAACTTAATCTCACTGCTGGAGACCGATTCTCATGACCTTGTGAGCAACAAGGAGGAGCTGGAGTGCACCATCTGCTTTTGTTCAGCCAAGCCAGGGGAGGGCGCCACACTCAGAGAATGTCTCCACAGCTTTTGCAG GGAATGTCTGAAGCAAACCATTGTGAACTGTACGGATGCAGAAGTGATCTGTCCTTACATGGATGAAGCATACTCCTGTGCTTGCACACTTCAGGACAGAGAAATTAAAACA TTGTTGTCTCCAGAGGAGTATCAGAAGTTCCTGGAAAAGCGCCTGAGCATCGCAGAGTCTCGCAGTGAGAACAGTTATCACTGTCAGACCCCCGACTGTCCAGGCTGGTGCATCTACGAGGACGACGTCAACGAGTTCAACTGCAACATCTGCAACCAGACCAACTGCATCCTCTGCAAG GCCATTCACAAAGGCATGAACTGTAAAGAATATCAGGACGATCTTCGCGTCCGAGCGGAGAACGACGTTGCAGCCAGAAAAAGCAAAGACATGCTGGAG ATGTTGGTGCAAAATGGGGAAGCCATGTACTGCCCTAAATGCAAAGTGATTGTGCAGAAGAAAGACGGTTGTGACTGGCTCTGTTGCTTAATGTGCAAGACGGAGATCTGCTGGGTGACCAAACAGGCCAGATGGGGACCTCTG GGACGAGGAGACACCTCAGGAGGCTGTAAATGTCGAGTCAGTGGAGCCCTGTGCCACCCAAAATGCCAAAATTGCCACTGA